The following are encoded in a window of Kitasatospora fiedleri genomic DNA:
- a CDS encoding phosphoglyceromutase: protein MADTTYRLILLRHGESQWNQKNLFTGWVDVDLNEKGEKEAARGGELLLAEGLLPDVLHTSLLRRAIRTSQIALDKADRHWIPVRRSWRLNERHYGALQGKDKAQTLAEFGEEQFQLWRRSYDTPPPALADDAEYSQAGDARYAEIPSELRPNTECLKDVVERMLPYWYDAIVPDLAAGNTVLVTAHGNSLRALVKHLDGISDEAIAGLNIPTGIPLLYELDADFKPVAAGGRYLDPEAAAAAIEAVKNQGKK, encoded by the coding sequence ATGGCTGACACGACCTATCGCTTGATCCTGCTCCGCCACGGCGAGAGCCAGTGGAACCAGAAGAACCTGTTCACCGGTTGGGTCGACGTCGACCTCAACGAGAAGGGCGAGAAGGAGGCCGCCCGCGGCGGCGAGCTCCTGCTGGCCGAGGGCCTGCTGCCGGACGTGCTGCACACCTCGCTGCTGCGCCGCGCGATCCGCACCTCGCAGATCGCCCTCGACAAGGCCGACCGCCACTGGATTCCGGTCCGCCGCAGCTGGCGCCTGAACGAGCGCCACTACGGCGCCCTCCAGGGCAAGGACAAGGCCCAGACGCTCGCCGAGTTCGGCGAGGAGCAGTTCCAGCTCTGGCGCCGCTCCTACGACACCCCGCCGCCGGCCCTCGCCGACGACGCCGAGTACTCCCAGGCCGGCGACGCCCGCTACGCCGAGATCCCGTCCGAGCTGCGCCCGAACACCGAGTGCCTCAAGGACGTCGTCGAGCGGATGCTCCCCTACTGGTACGACGCCATCGTGCCGGACCTGGCCGCGGGCAACACCGTCCTGGTCACCGCGCACGGCAACAGCCTGCGCGCCCTGGTCAAGCACCTCGACGGCATCTCCGACGAGGCCATCGCGGGCCTCAACATCCCCACCGGCATCCCGCTCCTCTACGAGCTGGACGCCGACTTCAAGCCGGTCGCCGCCGGTGGCCGCTACCTCGACCCCGAGGCCGCCGCGGCCGCGATCGAGGCCGTGAAGAACCAGGGCAAGAAGTAA
- a CDS encoding sporulation protein: MASTTRRAKPPNDALARMIDTCEGASHKSLALRVNQLAHEAGLTTAYTHTSVANWCRRGMIPDWPVPKLLARAIGERLGRPVQLAEIGMADAETPDAEVGLDFPRDPADAVRVATSFWSTVDRRDFLTGTGFAVSAFATPVTRWLVTPADGDSAQRGRGRVGAADLAELREAADDARRWDSKYGGGNWKADSVTDCLQERAVPLLNGSFSDEVGRELFSVTAELSRLAGWTAFDVGQHEAAQRHFIQALRLARAGGDVPLGCYILTTMAMQTLLRGFPSEAIDMTQGAFERAKGNAAPRVLAFTKLIEARAHARDNNAKAASAALTVSESLLDHARDSAGEPAWIDFYHHARLSADAAEVFRDLKNPKAALAWNAQAAAMPTGVFTRSVGMRLAIVGTAHLQGRDLDQGLALGNQAVDILARVQSSRAKDYVREFNAALVPWRREPAVRDFLHRTRTELGVAA; the protein is encoded by the coding sequence GTGGCGTCGACCACCCGCCGGGCCAAGCCGCCGAACGACGCGCTGGCCCGGATGATCGACACGTGTGAGGGGGCCAGCCACAAGTCGCTGGCCCTGCGGGTGAACCAGCTCGCCCACGAGGCCGGGCTGACCACGGCCTACACGCACACCTCGGTGGCGAACTGGTGTCGCAGGGGCATGATCCCGGACTGGCCGGTGCCCAAGCTGCTGGCCCGAGCGATCGGCGAACGCCTGGGCAGGCCGGTGCAGTTGGCGGAGATCGGTATGGCGGATGCCGAGACGCCGGACGCCGAGGTGGGGTTGGATTTCCCGCGAGACCCCGCCGACGCCGTGCGCGTCGCCACTTCGTTCTGGAGCACTGTGGACCGCCGCGACTTCCTCACCGGAACGGGCTTCGCCGTCTCCGCGTTCGCCACCCCGGTCACCCGCTGGCTGGTCACCCCGGCCGACGGCGATTCCGCCCAGCGGGGCCGCGGCCGGGTCGGGGCCGCCGACCTCGCCGAGTTGAGGGAGGCCGCGGACGACGCCCGCCGGTGGGACTCCAAGTACGGCGGCGGGAACTGGAAGGCCGACTCCGTCACCGACTGCCTCCAGGAACGCGCGGTGCCGCTGCTGAACGGCTCGTTCAGCGACGAGGTCGGCCGCGAGCTGTTCTCGGTGACCGCGGAGTTGTCCCGCCTCGCCGGGTGGACCGCCTTCGACGTCGGGCAGCACGAGGCCGCCCAGCGGCACTTCATCCAGGCGCTCCGACTCGCACGGGCCGGCGGCGACGTCCCACTCGGCTGCTACATCCTCACCACGATGGCGATGCAGACCCTGCTGCGGGGCTTCCCGAGCGAGGCCATCGACATGACCCAGGGCGCCTTCGAGCGGGCCAAGGGCAACGCCGCTCCCAGGGTGCTGGCGTTCACCAAACTCATCGAGGCCCGGGCCCACGCCCGCGACAACAACGCCAAGGCCGCCTCGGCCGCGCTGACCGTCTCCGAGAGCCTGCTCGACCACGCCCGCGACAGTGCCGGCGAGCCCGCCTGGATCGACTTCTACCACCACGCCCGGCTGTCCGCCGACGCCGCCGAGGTCTTCCGCGACCTCAAGAACCCCAAGGCCGCCCTGGCCTGGAACGCGCAGGCCGCCGCGATGCCGACCGGGGTGTTCACCCGCTCCGTCGGCATGCGCCTGGCGATCGTCGGCACCGCCCACCTCCAAGGCCGCGACCTCGACCAGGGCCTCGCCCTCGGCAACCAGGCCGTCGACATCCTCGCCCGCGTCCAGTCCAGTCGGGCCAAGGACTACGTCCGCGAGTTCAACGCCGCCCTCGTCCCCTGGCGGCGGGAGCCCGCCGTCCGGGACTTCCTCCACCGCACCCGGACCGAACTCGGGGTTGCCGCCTAG
- a CDS encoding asparagine synthetase B family protein, with protein sequence MCGIAGLAGTDAARHENTVAAMGLAQRHRGPDGTRHLGSADGRAVLSMNTLLIVDAAARPGPYQDPASGIVLTFNGEIYNYRQAGAAWGIPLEPGESDAHLVLRAWAKLGAGCLAALDGMFALAVYDPREGRLFLARDRLGEKPLYWRLDGGRLAFASEVTTLTGYGTAPLVVRPEMLSIETPTGADTPFQGIQLLPPAGLLAFDVTTGSLVQRTWWTLEGLEPWQGDYRSALARFSTLLADRVPMRVPHSDFALLLSGGLDSSVLAYLMRPQVCVTVRYPGQDRLDESRIAATVARDIGAELVVIEPTSQDFTRALPRIMRALDYPMGNASTFSEHMAYRAVAERGLRVVVGGLGPDEFLMGYVRHALVLFGPEAVLAAGLDAYRPLASKLLDGPGGPLGPVDAIVKLVLRGQDPDERVRELVADALHRAGGDLARGLTLADLATAWRPLVMTSDKLASAFALERRSPYLARDLVEFCYRLPVEHKIGDPAAGKRILRDAAKALGLPREVWGSRDKLGFASPVPGWLSGPLEPWATAQISSALDRAPRGLQPLLAGGLMPGGRFDRTRMQALMAAAWFSDRTPAAAA encoded by the coding sequence ATGTGCGGAATCGCCGGACTGGCAGGCACGGACGCTGCCCGGCACGAGAACACGGTCGCGGCGATGGGCCTGGCCCAGCGGCACCGCGGCCCGGACGGCACCCGGCACCTCGGCTCGGCCGACGGCCGGGCGGTGCTGTCCATGAACACCTTGCTGATCGTCGACGCCGCCGCCCGGCCCGGCCCCTACCAGGACCCGGCCAGCGGCATCGTCCTCACGTTCAACGGCGAGATCTACAACTACCGGCAGGCCGGCGCCGCCTGGGGCATCCCGCTCGAGCCCGGCGAGAGCGACGCGCACCTGGTCCTGCGGGCCTGGGCCAAGCTGGGTGCCGGCTGCCTGGCCGCCCTGGACGGCATGTTCGCACTCGCCGTCTACGACCCGCGCGAGGGCCGACTGTTCCTCGCCCGGGACCGGCTCGGCGAGAAGCCGCTCTACTGGCGCCTGGACGGCGGCCGGCTCGCGTTCGCCTCCGAGGTCACCACCCTGACCGGCTACGGGACCGCCCCGCTGGTCGTCCGCCCCGAAATGCTGAGCATCGAGACGCCGACCGGCGCCGACACCCCGTTCCAGGGCATCCAACTGCTGCCGCCGGCCGGGCTCCTGGCCTTCGACGTCACCACCGGCTCGCTGGTCCAGCGGACCTGGTGGACCCTGGAGGGCCTGGAACCCTGGCAGGGCGACTACCGGAGCGCGCTGGCCCGTTTCTCGACCCTGCTGGCCGACCGGGTCCCGATGCGGGTTCCCCACTCGGACTTCGCCCTGCTGCTGTCCGGCGGGCTGGACTCCTCGGTGCTGGCCTACCTGATGCGGCCCCAGGTCTGCGTCACGGTCCGCTACCCCGGACAAGACCGCCTGGACGAGTCGCGGATCGCCGCGACGGTCGCCCGGGACATCGGGGCCGAACTGGTGGTCATCGAGCCGACCAGCCAGGACTTCACTCGCGCGCTGCCCCGGATCATGCGCGCGCTGGACTACCCGATGGGCAATGCGTCCACGTTCTCCGAGCACATGGCCTACCGGGCGGTCGCCGAGCGCGGCCTGCGCGTCGTGGTCGGGGGACTCGGGCCGGACGAGTTCCTGATGGGCTACGTCCGGCACGCGCTCGTCCTGTTCGGCCCGGAGGCGGTGCTGGCCGCCGGTCTGGACGCCTACCGGCCGCTGGCCTCCAAGCTGCTGGACGGCCCGGGCGGGCCGCTGGGGCCGGTCGACGCGATCGTGAAACTGGTCCTGCGCGGCCAGGACCCGGACGAGCGAGTGCGGGAGTTGGTCGCCGACGCCCTGCACCGGGCCGGCGGAGACCTGGCGCGGGGGCTGACGCTGGCGGACCTGGCCACGGCCTGGCGCCCGCTGGTCATGACCTCGGACAAGCTGGCCTCCGCGTTCGCGCTGGAGCGGCGCTCGCCCTACCTGGCCCGGGACCTGGTCGAGTTCTGCTACCGGCTGCCCGTCGAGCACAAGATCGGCGACCCGGCGGCCGGGAAGCGCATCCTGCGGGACGCCGCCAAGGCCCTCGGCCTGCCCAGGGAGGTCTGGGGCAGCCGGGACAAGCTCGGCTTCGCCTCCCCCGTCCCCGGCTGGCTCTCCGGGCCGCTGGAACCCTGGGCGACCGCGCAGATCAGCTCCGCGCTCGACCGTGCCCCGCGCGGCCTGCAGCCACTGCTGGCCGGCGGCCTGATGCCGGGCGGGCGGTTCGACCGCACCCGCATGCAGGCCCTCATGGCCGCGGCCTGGTTCTCCGACCGGACTCCGGCGGCCGCGGCATGA
- a CDS encoding NUDIX domain-containing protein codes for MDTLPTDPSAAEPRGAVAIVTNRRGELLLHLRDDLDHIAWPDHWSLLGGGCDPGENPAETIVRELGEEAGLAVDGGLRELFESRDAHGSGQIITFFAAHWDGDETALPLTEGVTLQFFAPEHLAVLTIPPFIRDGIHRYLAALPGT; via the coding sequence ATGGACACCCTTCCCACCGACCCGTCCGCCGCCGAGCCGCGCGGAGCGGTCGCGATCGTCACCAACCGGCGCGGCGAGCTCCTGCTGCACCTGCGCGACGACCTCGACCACATCGCCTGGCCCGACCACTGGAGTCTTCTGGGAGGCGGCTGCGACCCCGGTGAGAACCCGGCCGAGACGATCGTCCGCGAACTCGGCGAAGAAGCCGGTCTGGCCGTCGACGGCGGCCTGAGGGAGCTGTTCGAGAGCCGGGACGCCCACGGCTCGGGACAGATCATCACCTTCTTCGCCGCCCACTGGGACGGCGACGAAACCGCACTGCCACTGACTGAAGGCGTCACGTTGCAGTTCTTCGCCCCCGAGCACCTGGCCGTCCTGACCATCCCGCCGTTCATCCGCGACGGCATCCACCGCTACCTCGCCGCCCTGCCCGGCACCTGA
- a CDS encoding UDP-glucose dehydrogenase family protein: MKLSVIGCGYLGATHAAAMAELGHQVIGMDTDTDKVGALNKGQAPFVERGLDDLLAKHTTSGALRFTASYAEAAAFADIHFLGVGTPQQADSGAYDLTHLHTAVRRLAPGLTDGALIIGKSTVPVGTAAELRNTLDGHTRDGVSVRLAWSPEFLRESFAVPDTLEPDRIVLGIEDGDTGSEADFRAVHADILAAGSPLIVTDMPTAELIKGAANAFLATKISFINAMAELCELTGADVQQLALALGHDQRIGAKGMRPGLGFGGGCLPKDLAGFTHRAEELGADQAVTLLRQVGVINQRRRERTVELAREVLGGTLAGQRIAVWGAAFKADTDDIRDSPALAVADALHRARAEVTVHDPAATENARRAYPHLDFADDTATAVTGADLLLHLTDWPQYADADPADLLQHIAAPRVIDARGTLNPERWRTAGWTFRALGRP, encoded by the coding sequence GTGAAGCTCAGCGTCATCGGCTGCGGCTACCTCGGCGCGACCCACGCCGCCGCGATGGCCGAACTCGGCCACCAGGTAATCGGCATGGACACCGACACCGACAAGGTCGGCGCCCTCAACAAGGGGCAGGCCCCGTTCGTCGAGCGCGGCCTGGACGACCTCCTCGCCAAGCACACCACCTCCGGCGCCCTGCGGTTCACCGCCTCCTACGCGGAGGCCGCCGCCTTCGCCGACATCCACTTCCTCGGCGTCGGCACCCCGCAGCAGGCCGACAGCGGCGCCTACGACCTCACCCACCTCCACACCGCCGTCCGCCGGTTGGCCCCCGGGCTCACGGACGGCGCGCTGATCATCGGCAAGTCCACCGTCCCGGTCGGCACCGCCGCCGAGCTGCGGAACACCCTCGACGGACACACCCGTGACGGAGTGAGCGTCCGCCTCGCCTGGTCCCCGGAATTCCTCCGCGAGTCCTTCGCCGTCCCGGACACCCTGGAGCCGGACCGGATCGTCCTCGGCATCGAGGACGGAGACACCGGCAGCGAAGCCGACTTCCGGGCCGTCCATGCCGACATCCTGGCCGCCGGGTCGCCGCTGATCGTCACCGACATGCCCACCGCCGAGCTGATCAAGGGTGCCGCGAACGCCTTCCTCGCCACCAAGATCTCGTTCATCAACGCGATGGCCGAGCTCTGCGAGCTGACCGGCGCGGACGTCCAGCAGCTCGCCCTCGCCCTCGGTCACGACCAGCGCATCGGCGCCAAGGGCATGCGGCCCGGCCTCGGGTTCGGCGGCGGCTGCCTGCCCAAGGACCTCGCCGGCTTCACCCACCGCGCCGAAGAGCTCGGCGCCGACCAGGCCGTCACCCTGCTCCGGCAGGTCGGCGTCATCAACCAGCGCCGACGCGAGCGCACCGTCGAACTCGCCCGCGAAGTCCTCGGCGGCACCCTGGCCGGCCAGCGGATCGCCGTCTGGGGTGCCGCGTTCAAGGCCGACACCGACGACATCCGCGACTCCCCGGCCCTCGCGGTCGCCGACGCCCTGCACCGGGCCCGGGCCGAGGTCACCGTCCACGACCCCGCCGCGACGGAGAACGCCCGCAGGGCCTACCCCCACCTCGACTTCGCCGACGACACGGCCACGGCCGTCACCGGAGCCGACCTGCTCCTGCACCTGACCGACTGGCCCCAGTACGCGGACGCCGACCCCGCCGACCTCCTCCAGCACATCGCGGCCCCCCGGGTCATCGACGCCCGCGGCACCCTCAACCCCGAACGCTGGCGGACGGCCGGCTGGACCTTCCGCGCCCTCGGACGCCCCTGA